The Niallia alba genome includes a window with the following:
- a CDS encoding MupG family TIM beta-alpha barrel fold protein, whose amino-acid sequence MIGISFYLKDPLAEERIALATKLGVKRAFTSLHIPEESGELATRTKEILKTAVETGIEVFADVSLRTPTHLGLKSLSELKKLGVIGLRLDDFFEKETILKLSKDFKLALNASTLLEDDLFALLEAGLNANQLIAWHNFYPRQETGLSYSFFQSQNELFRRFEIPISAYIPGDGEKRGPLFNGLPTLEDHRQLEPYHAALELFQAGVEDVYIGDPAVSEALLHRLIDFDQHHYVSIRIQGYQGGVFQLRPDFSRDVLRFIDTRSLENILPENTKARPIGTITRDNDLYGRYRGEVQITLCELPADERVNVIGKVVEADIPLLSLLKPYQKIKLIHVP is encoded by the coding sequence ATGATTGGAATTTCCTTCTACTTAAAGGATCCTTTAGCAGAAGAACGAATTGCCCTCGCCACAAAATTAGGGGTAAAACGGGCATTCACCTCCCTTCATATTCCGGAAGAGTCTGGGGAATTAGCGACTAGGACTAAAGAAATTTTGAAAACAGCTGTGGAAACAGGAATCGAGGTTTTTGCAGATGTTTCGTTAAGAACTCCTACCCATTTAGGATTAAAGAGTTTATCTGAGTTAAAAAAATTAGGAGTTATTGGTCTTAGATTAGATGATTTTTTTGAAAAGGAAACGATTTTAAAACTTTCCAAAGATTTCAAACTTGCGCTTAATGCCAGTACTTTACTTGAGGATGACTTGTTTGCCCTCTTAGAAGCTGGGCTGAACGCCAATCAACTTATAGCTTGGCATAATTTCTACCCAAGACAAGAAACGGGATTATCCTATTCCTTTTTCCAATCGCAAAATGAATTATTCAGACGTTTTGAAATACCTATTAGTGCCTATATTCCAGGCGATGGGGAAAAACGAGGCCCTCTTTTTAACGGGCTGCCGACATTGGAAGATCATCGTCAATTAGAGCCTTATCATGCTGCATTAGAGTTATTTCAGGCAGGAGTTGAGGATGTCTATATTGGCGATCCTGCGGTAAGTGAAGCACTTCTTCATAGACTAATAGATTTTGACCAGCATCATTATGTCTCAATCCGAATTCAGGGTTATCAAGGGGGCGTGTTTCAGCTCCGTCCTGATTTTTCCCGTGATGTTCTTCGCTTCATAGATACTAGGAGCCTAGAAAATATCCTCCCGGAGAATACAAAAGCCCGCCCAATCGGAACGATTACAAGAGATAATGACCTTTATGGACGATATCGTGGAGAAGTTCAGATTACTCTATGTGAACTTCCAGCAGACGAGCGAGTCAATGTTATAGGAAAGGTTGTGGAGGCAGATATACCACTTCTTTCCTTACTAAAGCCTTATCAAAAAATAAAACTTATTCATGTCCCCTAG
- a CDS encoding LacI family DNA-binding transcriptional regulator: MTNIKDLAKMAGVSVTTVSRVLNNHPYVREEKRNAVLEAIRESNYQQNLNAVHLSKEKTQMIGVVLPFSDHPYFALLLKGIAKQALENNYKLVLFQTDYMESRELEALQMLKQKQIDSLIICSRACGWSVIQEYLSNGTIVLCEDTKGKEVSSTFVNQYEIFKEALTFLYKKGHKKIGYCIGRKSGPSSRLRANAYQEFLSDHHLPYCEEYIIDHCNYFEDAKKVMDHLLKMDNRPTALIVTSDQVAAGIVTYCQKQGIRIPEELAIIGYHNEPIAKMMEISTMEIPLLEMGKNLFQQAISKEISKQEMFFRFIKRTTV; encoded by the coding sequence ATGACAAATATAAAAGATTTAGCAAAAATGGCAGGAGTTTCCGTAACGACCGTTTCTCGTGTTTTAAACAATCATCCATATGTAAGGGAAGAAAAGCGAAATGCCGTTTTAGAGGCAATTAGAGAAAGTAATTATCAACAAAATCTCAATGCCGTTCATTTAAGTAAAGAGAAAACACAAATGATTGGTGTTGTTCTTCCTTTCTCAGATCACCCTTATTTTGCATTGCTGTTAAAAGGGATCGCTAAACAAGCATTGGAAAATAATTATAAGCTTGTTCTATTTCAGACTGATTATATGGAAAGTAGAGAGTTGGAAGCACTGCAAATGTTAAAACAAAAGCAAATTGATTCTCTTATCATTTGTTCGAGAGCTTGTGGATGGTCTGTAATACAAGAATATCTATCCAATGGAACAATTGTTTTATGTGAAGACACAAAGGGCAAGGAAGTTTCTTCTACATTTGTTAACCAATATGAAATTTTCAAAGAAGCATTAACATTTTTATATAAAAAAGGTCATAAAAAGATTGGCTACTGCATTGGAAGAAAATCAGGACCAAGCAGCAGATTAAGAGCAAATGCATATCAAGAGTTTCTTTCTGATCATCATCTTCCTTATTGTGAAGAATATATTATCGATCACTGTAATTACTTTGAAGATGCCAAAAAAGTGATGGATCATTTACTAAAAATGGATAATCGGCCGACAGCTTTAATTGTGACAAGTGATCAAGTTGCGGCGGGAATTGTAACCTATTGCCAAAAACAAGGAATCAGAATACCGGAAGAACTTGCGATAATAGGATATCATAATGAACCAATTGCTAAAATGATGGAAATATCTACAATGGAAATTCCTCTTTTAGAGATGGGAAAGAACTTATTTCAACAAGCTATTAGCAAAGAAATATCTAAACAAGAAATGTTTTTTCGCTTTATAAAAAGAACAACGGTATGA
- a CDS encoding class I SAM-dependent methyltransferase, which produces MKEDTLYDRWWHMPSESEQKMEDSHGHFWEKIVERIVEKERIHDFSVLDFGCNQGGFLRYLYDRYPFKEGVGTDLGVESVKVANERKGDLPLTYVATASPEQWGQRFDLAVSTAVIYLISNLHEHAQKMKRALKPGGVYYGSFTDYSNNPSLPQIREKINNGGKLSMNLHSLDDIIGAFHAEGFEAAITRLTPQTFIPISRDERFFQSVKDRVQYEYEEGYLFRFTAPL; this is translated from the coding sequence ATGAAAGAGGACACTCTATATGACAGATGGTGGCATATGCCATCAGAAAGCGAACAAAAAATGGAAGATAGCCATGGACATTTTTGGGAAAAAATAGTGGAGCGCATTGTAGAGAAAGAAAGAATTCATGATTTCTCCGTATTGGATTTTGGCTGCAATCAAGGTGGTTTTCTTCGATATTTATATGATCGTTATCCGTTTAAAGAGGGTGTAGGTACTGATTTGGGAGTTGAGTCGGTTAAGGTTGCAAATGAGCGAAAAGGTGACTTACCACTTACATATGTGGCAACTGCATCTCCTGAACAATGGGGCCAACGCTTCGATTTAGCTGTAAGTACTGCTGTTATCTATTTAATTTCTAATCTACATGAGCACGCTCAAAAAATGAAGAGAGCATTAAAGCCTGGTGGCGTATATTATGGAAGTTTCACCGATTATAGCAATAACCCGAGTCTCCCACAGATACGTGAAAAAATCAATAATGGAGGCAAGCTATCAATGAATCTTCATTCCCTTGATGATATCATTGGCGCTTTTCACGCTGAAGGATTTGAAGCAGCAATTACTCGGCTTACTCCTCAAACGTTTATACCAATATCGCGTGATGAACGGTTTTTTCAGAGTGTAAAGGATCGCGTTCAATATGAATATGAAGAGGGGTATTTGTTCCGTTTTACGGCTCCTTTATGA